From Cheilinus undulatus linkage group 15, ASM1832078v1, whole genome shotgun sequence:
tcttgtcttttgtttgggtttgttgctttgtttttctattttcttctgcacatgtcaaagcactttgtaaacccatggttttaaaagtgagatacaaataaagttattattattattacttttgtgaACGAACGCTAAACTTCATCAATGTTAGATAGAATGAACTAGCGCAGACAGATTAAAAATATACCTGGTGTGtagattatttttgctcatatagCAAACTTTgtatcaattgctttattgaaggggattgccatttttatgtcacttgttttgattgagaaaaaTGGTTATAGAAATATTGTAACATctgatttttaaattgcaggATGCCAGAATTAATGCAAATTAATGGAATTATCCATTAATTCCCCAACCCTAGTGGACAGGATCAGAATGGAGAGGGGGAGAGTGGGGAATGGCTAGACTTAATCATGAAAAGAGACATTTTAAATGGTCCTCACTTGTGGCAGATAGTTGAGTCTCCCCATTGCAACAATCTGCTTGGCTATCTGTGGGGTGCTGTGCCTCTCAGCATGGCAGACAAAATTCTCAGCCACGGCCTCAAAGATCGGCTCGGAGCGGCACTTCATCTGCAGGCAGTACTCCATGACGGTGCTGACCAGCTCTGGATCACAGGTTCCCAGTCGCTCTGAAACAGAAAATACAAGTTCAGAATAGTAGAAAATATTCCTATCCTCGCACTATTGCCATCAAAAACAAGAACACCCCTTTAATGAAGTGTAGAGAAAGCGGAGGATGAATCTCTTATAAAGCCCAATTTAAGAACTCTAACCCCTACCTGGTAGGTGTTTCTCCATAGCAGCCAGGAGATCAGCATCATGCTGTCCCAGGATCATGAGCGCAGAGAGAACGTTTATCACTTCTTGGTCGCTAAAAGCTTTAAACACCCGAGACGCTCTGTGACTCAGCCTCAGCACCAAGGTAATGGCCTGGGAAACAGATAGCTGCATTAATATCCTTAAACTAAAACAACTTTAGGGAGAAGGACATGCACACAGCAattaaaaatcatctttttgTGTCAGAACTAGCACTGATTCAAAAGGTGAATGCTCAATTGAAAGTTGTCAAAGTTTAGGAAACATTTTAATCTGCCGACCTGTCTTTGCTGTAACTTCAGTAGGGACTGCAGTATGCTGCTGACTTCTCTTGCTTTGAGCCGGTGGACCATCCTCTGTGTCAGTCTGTGCAGACTAGACAGTATGAACATCTGCTGAGGGCTTGCCGGATCATAACACAGAGCCATCAGGGAGTAGACCCTGGTGGCCTCCCCAGGAGTGACAGCATCCTCTTCTACAGCAACGCTCAAAGAGTCCAGGACCTCTGTGAGTATGGCTGACTTGCTGCCTTCCAGGACGTATGACACCTCACCCAGGTGGCACAGCTGAGCCACCTCAAGGTCCCTGTGTGAGAGGAGCTCCCGGCACTCATTTATCAGTCTGAGGACTAGAGGGCTGTGGGCCTCTAAGCCAAATTCAACACATGCTCCAAGCAGAGTGGCCAGTCCCTCTGCCCGGTCATTGCTGGGAAGATGTGCCAGCCTGGAGCACAGCTGTGGGATCACCTCTCCTTCAAAAAGAGACTGCATATTGACGCGTGCAGCTGCATTGCTCTGTGGTTTAGTGTATGGTCGGTAAGGAGACAGGTGTGGGACTGTTCTAGTCGATGTTATTGGTGGAGTGCGTCTCCCTAACTGGTATAAGGTCAGTTCATCTTCTCTTTTCCCCGGTGTTGGCACCAAGATAGGAGGAGGGGCTGCACTGACCTGCTGGACCACTGCTGTGTTTCCGTGCGTGCTGTGAAATTTACGCACAGAGGTTAGGGAAAGTTGCTGTGCAACTGCAGTTTTGTTTGCAATGTCCAGGTTGGAGCACCTGTCTGAATTAGTGCAATGAAACAAAGCACGGTGTAGAGGAATACAGGCGGAGGTGTGCTGGCACACCGCTCTGACAGACGAGAAACAAGCGATGGACTTCATTGTAGTCAGTGATGTAACTGCTCCTTCCTGTCACTGAAAAGCACAAAGACGAGATCATGAACGGTCTATATTTTTCTACGCGTTTGCACACACTGAATCATGATGAATACTCAATAAACAGTCTAAGgaaaacaaggaagaaaaaacttgcatttttaaagaaacattaaaGCGAATAAACTGTCGACTTTAAACCAACACAGCTAAGTTGTTGAAAGTGATTTTCCACTGAGTAATGAATGAAACCTCATCGGCtttgtaaaattaaaactgtCTTAACACACGTAGATGACTTACCTTCAGTGAGACCGAAACATTATGAAGGAGGGCTGCGACATGTTACAACCAACAGTGGCATTCAGCGTTTGGTAAGAGGTTGTGTAAGATTACATGTGTTTACATGTGCTGCCCCCCTGCGGCCTCAGCGTGAACTGCACCCCAGCCACATGTTATATACGCACGTGCTTCCTGGTTGGCTGACACAGTGGTAGTGTCAGGGGGGCGGGGAGGTGTGgaggaagaaagacaggaagTTGGTGCTGTGCAAGGAAGAAACTGTAAGATAATTATTCCCCCTTAATGACTGCCAATATATAGTAACGCTATCATAACACGCtccaaaagagagagaaatagattgtttttaaattgtaaggCGATCACTGTCGACCAGAAATATTCAAAATCAACAATGCTTACACTTAGTGGGCCTGTTGtccctttgttttattttttattacagttttatttcttattacAGTTCATTATTAGCAATAGAAATGATCCTATTAGTGTAGGCTTACAATGCCTTTTAAATTATTCagcctcttggatgttttaccctttgatttcataaatcaatcatggttgaATTTTATTGTGTAATAGAGTCtactttaatatcaaagtaaaaacagatttacacataGGAAtctcaagtaaataaaaacatgtaaagtaAAACATGTAATTGCATAAATAagctgacctaattcaacagagggccagccaactggtgctatagtctcacaattagtgaaatagggatcacctgagtgcagtcagTATGTCTCAAGACAcctttgtctggaaggtccagtcactggtaatcaatattcctggctactattacaccatgaagacaaaagaacactccagccaactcagagaaaaggttactaaaaagtataagtcaggggatggatacaaaatcattgccaaggcactgaacatcagagttcagttaaatccatcatcaagaaatggaaggaatatggcacatgtgtaaagaTGTAATCAGGCCatccttacaaactgagtgaccttgcaggagggagactagtgagagaggccaccaagacacctatgactactacTACTAGGAGTTTaaagctccagcagctgagatgggagagaaaGCTTCATGGgcgagtgacaaagagaaagccgcTGTTTAAAAAACTATGATTAAATTTAGACTAGACTGCAGCAAAAGGCACGTAAGAGGCCACAAACAAACCATCTTCACTgagaagcatggtggtggcagcatcatgtcatggggatgcttcttggcaggcagccttggaaggcttgtaagaTAGAGGGTAAGATGATTGTGAAAAATATAGGAACATCCTTGAGGTTAATCTTATTTATTATGTTGTTATTATGTTGTGCCAGGGTGTTCAATTTGAGGCCCTGGGGCCAGGCCAGTCCCTAAAGGTAATTTTAGTGGTCCTTCAAGTAACTATGTATGCTTAAAGATGTTCAAGTgttcatgaataaaataatgtataTTATATGAATTATCATCAGTCacatttatttccctttttgtcCGGCTTCAGAGTATTGAAGTTTAAATTtgttatcaatcaatcaatcttgtATAGtgtaattaatccatagtagcacgaatctgaagatgagggtgcaacaagctttgcgctataaaggaggaggctttaGTTTAAATGCTTTAATAGCATTAACTTGATGGTTGTCACTGTACCAGAGTATTTGCGTTTTATATgttgaaaatgactaaaattaaaaaaacgaAATCTAACATAATATCTATCCTTCCTGGTAAGTAAACTAGtaagtaaactttatttatatagcacgtttaaaacagctttcagctgaccaaagtgcttcacacttGAGCATAAAAGCATAATAAGAATGAATTAAACTGCTAATTTAAcagtacttaaaaaaataaagccaatacAAACCACACAGAGTCAAACTGGTGTTActgattattttaatttgataaataaataaataaacctcaaagcagcattttttttgcatttgaagTACAgctgcatctcaaaaaatgtaatttgttatttttgatgtgatttacctcaaatcatctcaaatatttcaaggcctttttgttttagtctgattacagcttacagctctaaaaaataaaaaatccactacCTCAGAATACTACAATATTAaggaaaagtccaatttcttGTTCTTATATCTCTCTCTGGTTCattacacacaaccacaatcatgtgGGAGACTGTTTTGACATTCCTTTAGAAGACAATAACTGACACCCAagaagggtaagccacagagggtcagtgctgaaaggtcaggctgtaccaaagcagattcaagaacttaggggaccTTCACAAGGAgcagactgaggctggagtcaatGGATCAAGGACCACCACACACGGGTGTGTTCAGGAAATGGACAACAATCGTCATGTTCCTAGTGTCAAGACACTCCTTAACCACAGACATCATCATcagcgtctcacctgggctagGGAGACAAAGGAATGGattgttgctcagtggtccaaagtcctttTTTAGAGGAAACTAAATTTAgcttttcatttggaaatcaaggccTCAGAGTATTAAGGAAGAGAGAGGTGCAAAATCCTCTGTGCtggaagtccagtgttttcagttttcacagtcagaaatggtttgaggtgccatgtcatctgctgctgttagtccactgtgctttatctgTGTCGATGTTATTGgtttatctgtgttttcattgtgtttctttttccctttgtcaatgtattttaatgacctgtgtgaagcactttgaattgccttgttgctgaaatgtgctatacaaataaacttgccttgccttgccttatCAAGTCCAGACTCAAcgctgtcagctgtctaccagaaGATTTTAGAGTCCTTCATgcctccatctgctgagaagctttatggaaataCCTCTTTCCTTTTCCAGCATGACTTGGCACCAGCAatgaagccagaactaccagaaaccGGTCTGCTgtccatggtgttactgtgcttgattggccagccagcTGGTCTGACAAGAACCCCGAAGAGGATCTCTGTGGAAGTGTTAAGATGAAGATAAGAGACGCCAGACTTAACAATCCAGACCAGCTGatggctgctatcagagcaacctgggcttcataacacaccagcagtgccacggactgattggctccataatgcaaaacaaaaaaaaaaaaaacaaaaaaaaaaaaagaaaaagaaaaattacaatGGTCCTTCAAAAAGCAATCCAAGACACACTATTGGGTTATATgcaattaaaatgcctttatttgtcGTGgcaatacacatttttaaaaagctgactCATTGTGACCTTCTAGGGTCTTCTTCAGGGCCTTTGTCCGCAGTGGCTTGCACACCTGTGAGGATTTCCACTAATCAGGTGAATCTGAGcccactggttaaaaaaatggggaGTGTCATTTatcaaaatgaggaaaaaggtAAATTAGTGATGGGTCGTTCGTGAATGAGTCGGTTCAAAGAGCAGGATCCTGTTAGAGACCcgtttaatatttttatagctataactattatttttatatagattgtgtgtgtcagtgtgttgtTTGATTGATCAGGGATgatcttttatcctctaccacaggcacaccatgcTTTAAGGACTTgtgtttgatggtgtaacagTAATGTTTGGTGTCAGGTGTGCCATACATCCCAACcggtgagcagatttcatctgacccatAAGGTGTTCTGGGGAGACAGtgcatttttgaaataattgcatgatattttcagcagttttaaaaactgagcacagttggagtaaaatacctgccCAGATATCAATCATATGTAATCATATTGCTAAAAccggcaggtcaaatgaagccagactggtacctgaatgaagagctgtttgggagccaaaagatctgactctttttgctgagccgagccaaatgagccggatcactgaaaagaggtgaaattcccatcactagtgtaaatatataaatgtattccAAATGCACAATTTTTCCTCACATTCATGTCCTGAAAGTGAGAATCAGGATAGTTTGGCAGCTTTTACTTTGTCATCTTCCTTGAATATTCCCCTGGATGTTGTAGGAAGTGTTTTGGCATCATTTCCTCACAAGATGGCGCTGTTTGCAAGGGAACTGACCTGGCACACAGTTCAACATTTCTTCATCTCACAGCTGAAGCCAGCTCCATCTGCATTTAGAGTAAACAGGCTGTAAGTGGGACTGTGTCAGTAAAGTGAACACACCAGTCAGACAGATCTAATAGAGTTTCTCTCCTTCCAATCATCACAGAAGACTAAAGTTTTCTGGGCACAAAGCTTTGATGCATCACATTCATTCTGCTTGCAAAACACATATTTAGTTTGAAAACCTGTTCTTTCTGCACAATTTAGTTTACTAAAACGCAGCAGTCTTGATGAAATGAAGCTCTTTGTTGTTCTTTAGAAAGACTCCTGATTGAAAAAAGGCACTTTTCTAATGCTGAGCGTCTAATTTTGGAGTTTAGAGTCAGAACCAGAATGTACATCTGTTAGAAAAgaagtgtgtctgtgtgggcatTCGGTCAGCCGGTGAGATATAGAGCAGCTTATGAAAGCTGATCCACAAGTCATCTGCACCCCATATCTTCAAGacaatctgtgtgtgtgtgtctgtgtgtgtgtgggtgggtgtgtatTACCCATCTGGCTGGTTACTTCTCTATCTC
This genomic window contains:
- the LOC121523038 gene encoding FAST kinase domain-containing protein 3, mitochondrial-like, which produces MKSIACFSSVRAVCQHTSACIPLHRALFHCTNSDRCSNLDIANKTAVAQQLSLTSVRKFHSTHGNTAVVQQVSAAPPPILVPTPGKREDELTLYQLGRRTPPITSTRTVPHLSPYRPYTKPQSNAAARVNMQSLFEGEVIPQLCSRLAHLPSNDRAEGLATLLGACVEFGLEAHSPLVLRLINECRELLSHRDLEVAQLCHLGEVSYVLEGSKSAILTEVLDSLSVAVEEDAVTPGEATRVYSLMALCYDPASPQQMFILSSLHRLTQRMVHRLKAREVSSILQSLLKLQQRQAITLVLRLSHRASRVFKAFSDQEVINVLSALMILGQHDADLLAAMEKHLPERLGTCDPELVSTVMEYCLQMKCRSEPIFEAVAENFVCHAERHSTPQIAKQIVAMGRLNYLPQCSTQMFKKLESILSTRFSQFQPRSLIEVLHACIHLERFPLNYMSKVFSPFFLHRLQAQGEPLDKNALGQLTQLHLSTSLECNHYWGPRLPYSLHVKKFSSVDQAFETPMDTLFYRQIKKPLTQLLGGQFYSTRVFTHSGYTVDVEICLDENGYILPLSQWEHTYRRLALCLDDQNRFCSNTQHLLGKEATKRRHLRRMGYEVVQIPYFELERMRTNEEQVKYLHNKIFPTIFKYSHSS